One genomic region from Nitrospira sp. encodes:
- a CDS encoding ATP-binding protein, producing the protein WGEVFGDRVLATAILDRVLHHAITINIRGHSYRLKDKLKAGLMRMEEASTTT; encoded by the coding sequence CTGGGGGGAGGTGTTTGGCGACCGCGTGCTCGCGACGGCGATCCTGGATCGGGTCCTGCACCACGCCATCACCATCAATATCCGCGGACATTCGTACCGACTCAAGGACAAACTCAAAGCCGGACTCATGCGAATGGAGGAGGCTTCAACGACGACGTAA